GAAAATGCACATATAAAATATGATATTCAGGATATGAGTGCAAATATCATCAATTCAAGAAAATTAAGTTTAAAAGCTTTAATAAGCTTATCCCTAGCTGTTGAAAGCGTATATGATGAAGAGGGTGCAGTTGGTGTTGAGGATGCAAACGATGTACATACTCTTTCTAAATTGATTGATATTACAAATATGGCAGTAAATAAACGAGATTCCTATCGTTTTAGAGACGAAATCGTATTACCAACTGGTAAGAGCAATATTTCTGAAATATTGTTTAGTGATATCGAATTAAAAAATGTAGACATTCGATTGCTAACGGATCGATTTACCATCAAAGGTGAAGTTTTAGTATTTGTTCTATATTTAGGAGATGGCGACGAAGCACCAGTGGAATATTATGAATCTGAACTTCCATTTAGTTCTACAATTGAATGCAACGGTAGTTCAGAAGATATGACTCCAGATATTACATTATCCTTACTTGATAGAAACCTTGAGATAAAGCCTGATACTGATGGAGAAGAAAGAGTCATTGATGTAGAAACCGTAATCGAAGTAAATATCAAAATCTATGAAGAAACACAAATGGAAATATTAAAAGACATTTATTCTCCAAATAGAGATATCACTCCAATCTATAAGGATGCTTGTTACGAGAATCTACTGATGAGAAACAGCAATAAAGCCAGAGTTAATGAGAGAGTAAAAATTGGAGCTGGAAATCCACGCATCCTTCAAATCTGTCATGGTAGCGGCGAAGTTAAAATGGACGAAATCACTCCTGTCGATAATGGTCTTCATGTTGAAGGTGCATTGAATTTAAATATCCTTTATGTATCCTCTGAGGATTCTGCTCCTATGCAGTCCATTAATACTTTCATTCCATTTTCACAGCAAATTGAAGTAAAAGATATTAAACCAAATAGTATCTATGATGTAAAGCCTTCTCTTGAGCAGATTAGTATCATAATGCTTGATACTGTTGAAATCGAAGTAAAGGCTAGTGTTGTATTTAATGTCATCGTATTTGATCAATTAGAGGAATCCTTCTTAATCGATTACACCGAAGCTCCTTTAGACATGGAAAAATTACAAGCAATGCCTGGTATGATTGGATATGTTGTAAAACCTGGTGATACTTTATGGAACATAGCAAAAGCTTATCATACTACGGTTGAAACTATCAAAGAGATTAATGATTTAGATTCAGATGTAATACATCCAGGCCAGCACTTATTAATTATTAAAGAAGTGAATCCAGTATTTAATTAATATTAGTAAAAAGATTTTTAAAACAGGGGCTTATATAAAATAGTTTTGTCTTAAAAAACTACCTTATATAAGCCCCTGTTATATCAAGCCTATACTAACATACGCCTATAATAAACAAACCTTTAATTCTT
This portion of the Clostridium sp. Marseille-P299 genome encodes:
- a CDS encoding DUF3794 and LysM peptidoglycan-binding domain-containing protein, which encodes MELVTKNIHMNKLKCKSSLQMTLDDDFNVPDTRPDISKLIKTGGEIKFNEQKIMNGKLYVNGHLVFTVLYLSDEGSRPIQSIHGQIPFNEVMNLTEDCDQENAHIKYDIQDMSANIINSRKLSLKALISLSLAVESVYDEEGAVGVEDANDVHTLSKLIDITNMAVNKRDSYRFRDEIVLPTGKSNISEILFSDIELKNVDIRLLTDRFTIKGEVLVFVLYLGDGDEAPVEYYESELPFSSTIECNGSSEDMTPDITLSLLDRNLEIKPDTDGEERVIDVETVIEVNIKIYEETQMEILKDIYSPNRDITPIYKDACYENLLMRNSNKARVNERVKIGAGNPRILQICHGSGEVKMDEITPVDNGLHVEGALNLNILYVSSEDSAPMQSINTFIPFSQQIEVKDIKPNSIYDVKPSLEQISIIMLDTVEIEVKASVVFNVIVFDQLEESFLIDYTEAPLDMEKLQAMPGMIGYVVKPGDTLWNIAKAYHTTVETIKEINDLDSDVIHPGQHLLIIKEVNPVFN